The Saccharopolyspora gloriosae genome has a segment encoding these proteins:
- a CDS encoding MSMEG_0567/sll0787 family protein has translation MSVIAYEELLPPGGPPMPDVLSLLGDRATLSGQPPFRIEAADGGALAAYRRLRHQVFVREQGLFTGTDRDDRDDDPRTVVLVARSADGGVLGGVRLGPATDGPDLGWWYGGRLVVDGAVRGTRGVGPALVRAACAHAEAAGALRFDATVQVCNEPLFARLGWDRVREVDVAGVPHTLMRWPVRRVHDLVEATKAPLGLLLDAATGPPGAFGGTGFVGDDGAPVPGSDLVAACDAIVPAMVERDPEWAGWCAVLANVNDLAAMGAEPVGLLDAIGARNTAHAGRLVAGLRRAADAYGGIPLLGGHTQLGVPGSLSVTALGRTAHPVPGGGGRAGHEVRLTADLGGGWRHGYRGRQWDSTSHRSTPELRAMLGAVAAARPAAAKDVSMAGVVGTLGMLAEASGCAAVLDVARVPRPAGATVGDWLTCFHGFAVLTTGDAGSDPLPAGPATGATCGELVRGEGVGLRWPDGEITAAITTTVTGMGDA, from the coding sequence ATGAGTGTGATCGCCTACGAAGAGCTGCTTCCGCCCGGAGGCCCGCCGATGCCGGACGTCCTGTCGCTGCTCGGCGACCGCGCGACCCTGTCCGGGCAGCCACCGTTTCGAATTGAAGCGGCCGATGGCGGGGCCCTCGCCGCGTACCGACGTCTGCGGCACCAGGTGTTCGTGCGGGAACAGGGCCTCTTCACCGGAACCGACCGGGATGATCGGGACGATGATCCGCGGACGGTCGTCCTGGTGGCCCGCTCCGCCGATGGCGGCGTGCTCGGGGGAGTCCGGCTCGGCCCGGCGACCGACGGCCCGGATCTCGGTTGGTGGTACGGCGGAAGACTGGTCGTCGATGGTGCGGTGCGCGGAACGCGCGGCGTGGGTCCGGCGCTGGTGCGCGCCGCCTGCGCGCACGCCGAGGCCGCCGGTGCGCTGCGGTTCGACGCGACCGTGCAAGTGTGCAACGAGCCGCTGTTCGCACGGCTGGGCTGGGACCGGGTCCGCGAGGTCGACGTGGCCGGTGTGCCGCACACGTTGATGCGCTGGCCCGTGCGTCGCGTGCACGACCTCGTGGAGGCGACCAAAGCTCCCCTGGGACTGCTGCTGGACGCGGCCACCGGGCCTCCTGGCGCATTCGGCGGCACCGGATTCGTGGGTGACGACGGAGCCCCGGTCCCGGGCAGCGATCTGGTGGCGGCGTGCGACGCGATCGTCCCGGCGATGGTCGAGCGCGACCCGGAGTGGGCCGGTTGGTGCGCGGTGCTGGCCAACGTCAACGACCTCGCCGCGATGGGAGCGGAACCGGTCGGGCTGCTCGACGCGATCGGTGCCAGGAACACCGCGCACGCCGGCCGCCTGGTCGCCGGGCTGCGGCGTGCTGCGGACGCCTACGGTGGGATTCCGCTGCTCGGCGGGCACACGCAGCTCGGCGTGCCCGGCTCGTTGTCCGTCACCGCGCTCGGGCGCACCGCCCATCCGGTCCCGGGCGGCGGTGGCCGCGCGGGACACGAGGTCCGGCTGACCGCGGATCTCGGCGGCGGCTGGCGCCACGGCTACCGCGGTCGGCAGTGGGATTCCACCAGTCACAGGAGCACGCCAGAACTGCGCGCCATGCTCGGCGCGGTGGCTGCCGCGAGACCGGCGGCGGCCAAGGACGTCTCGATGGCCGGGGTCGTGGGCACCCTGGGCATGCTCGCCGAAGCCAGCGGGTGCGCAGCAGTACTCGACGTCGCCCGCGTGCCGCGCCCCGCCGGGGCGACGGTGGGCGACTGGCTGACGTGCTTCCACGGCTTCGCGGTCCTCACCACCGGCGACGCGGGGAGCGACCCGCTGCCGGCGGGGCCCGCCACCGGTGCCACGTGCGGAGAACTGGTGCGGGGCGAGGGAGTCGGGCTGCGGTGGCCCGACGGCGAGATCACAGCAGCGATCACCACGACGGTGACTGGAATGGGGGATGCATGA
- a CDS encoding carbon-nitrogen hydrolase family protein: MSTLRLAAVAAEFGRDLEQDFLIVEKLVEQARSAGVELLALPEACLGGYLLDLDGSAAADPGPPALELDGPEVRRLAALAGNMTVVAGYCERAGDRKFNSAVCVSGDGVLGNHRKVHQPLSENASYDSGDSFHAFDTPAGRLGMLICYDKAFPESARALALDGAEIGVCVSAWPGSRTNAASDLAQDRWKRRFDLFDRARALENQVLWLSANQAGTFGSLRFVGSAKVVDPGGEVLADTGVEAGVAVADVDVDRALEAARRHMGHLRDRRPDAYLAGAGLS, translated from the coding sequence ATGAGCACGTTGCGCCTGGCCGCCGTCGCCGCCGAATTCGGCCGCGACCTGGAACAGGACTTCCTGATCGTCGAGAAGCTCGTCGAACAGGCCCGGTCCGCGGGTGTCGAGCTGCTGGCCCTGCCGGAGGCATGTCTCGGCGGTTACCTGCTCGATCTCGACGGCTCCGCCGCCGCCGACCCGGGGCCTCCCGCGCTGGAGCTGGACGGGCCCGAAGTGCGGCGGTTGGCCGCTCTCGCCGGGAACATGACCGTCGTCGCCGGATACTGTGAGCGGGCCGGGGACCGGAAATTCAACAGTGCGGTCTGCGTCAGCGGCGACGGCGTGCTCGGCAACCACCGCAAGGTGCACCAGCCGCTGAGCGAAAACGCCAGCTACGACTCCGGCGACTCCTTCCACGCCTTCGACACGCCTGCCGGACGGCTGGGCATGCTGATCTGCTACGACAAGGCGTTCCCCGAATCGGCTCGCGCGTTGGCTCTCGACGGTGCCGAGATCGGGGTCTGCGTGTCCGCTTGGCCGGGATCGCGCACCAACGCCGCGTCGGATCTCGCGCAGGACCGGTGGAAGCGCCGCTTCGACCTGTTCGACCGGGCCAGGGCTTTGGAGAACCAGGTGCTGTGGCTTTCGGCGAACCAGGCGGGAACCTTCGGTTCGCTGCGCTTCGTCGGCAGCGCCAAGGTCGTCGATCCCGGAGGCGAGGTGCTCGCCGACACCGGGGTCGAAGCAGGGGTCGCGGTCGCTGACGTCGACGTCGACCGCGCGCTCGAAGCGGCGCGCAGGCACATGGGGCACCTCCGCGACCGGCGGCCCGATGCCTACCTGGCGGGCGCGGGCCTGTCATGA
- a CDS encoding carbon-nitrogen hydrolase family protein: MSLVRIGAAAAHFGRDLEFDLARIAKLIDDARLAGAGLLVLPDAALGGYLAELRHPGADALPPALDPDSPMIRRIASLAADMVVCVGYCEDGGDVRYNAAVCVSGDGVLGRHRKVHLPAGETQVYSPGESFAACDTPIGRVGMLIDYDKTFPEAARSLALDGAEVLACLSAWPTSITNRAPRMAQDRQAKLFDLYDQTRAAENQVVLASSNQTGTTGAMRFLGQAKVVGPGGDVLARTWSKAGLAIAEVDVAAEIERARRVLHHLGELRPSSYRGGGR, translated from the coding sequence ATGAGCCTGGTCCGCATCGGCGCTGCGGCAGCGCACTTCGGACGTGACCTCGAATTCGACCTGGCTCGCATCGCCAAGCTGATCGACGACGCTCGTCTGGCCGGTGCCGGGTTGCTGGTCCTGCCCGACGCCGCCCTCGGCGGCTACCTCGCGGAGCTGCGTCACCCCGGCGCGGACGCGCTGCCGCCCGCGCTCGATCCCGACTCGCCGATGATCCGGCGAATCGCCTCGCTGGCCGCCGACATGGTGGTGTGCGTCGGCTACTGCGAGGACGGCGGTGACGTGCGCTACAACGCCGCGGTGTGCGTCAGCGGGGACGGTGTGCTCGGCAGGCACCGCAAGGTGCACCTGCCCGCTGGCGAGACGCAGGTCTACTCGCCGGGTGAGTCCTTCGCGGCCTGTGACACCCCGATCGGCAGGGTGGGCATGCTCATCGACTACGACAAGACCTTCCCCGAAGCCGCGCGGTCGTTGGCCCTGGATGGTGCGGAGGTGCTGGCCTGTCTATCGGCTTGGCCGACCAGCATCACCAATCGCGCACCGCGAATGGCCCAGGACCGCCAGGCCAAGCTCTTCGACCTCTACGACCAGACGCGCGCGGCGGAGAACCAGGTCGTGCTCGCTTCGTCTAACCAGACGGGGACCACGGGTGCTATGCGGTTCTTGGGCCAGGCGAAGGTCGTCGGACCCGGCGGGGACGTCCTGGCCCGCACCTGGTCCAAAGCAGGGCTCGCCATCGCCGAGGTGGATGTGGCAGCTGAAATCGAACGTGCCCGGCGAGTGCTGCACCACTTGGGCGAGCTGCGGCCGTCATCCTACCGCGGGGGTGGCAGGTGA
- a CDS encoding MSMEG_0565 family glycosyltransferase, translating to MKIALVSYSTKPRGGVVHTLALAEALAAAGEDVAVWTLGRGGDTGFFRPVHDTVEVRIVPFPDRPGGETVGERVLRSIEALGAAFTPHEYDVVHAQDCISANAVGNCVRTVHHIDHFSTPELAACHERAIVTPHSHVCVSRSVADELSAGWGVDAEVIPNGVAYERFADTTEQERRYWTDRLGRYVLTVGGIEPRKGSLDLLEVYALLREQQPDVALVIAGGETLFDYREYRRRWEDRAAELGVEPVVLGPVAEHELPGLVAAASSFAFPSTKEGFGLAAMEALAAGTPLVVRELPVLREVFGAAARFADGAESFAAELAAALADDDLNRREAGRTLAAAHTWQTAAERHIAFYRSLLCGL from the coding sequence GTGAAGATCGCGTTGGTGAGCTACTCGACCAAACCGCGTGGCGGTGTGGTGCACACGCTGGCACTGGCCGAAGCGCTGGCGGCAGCAGGCGAGGATGTGGCGGTCTGGACCTTGGGACGCGGCGGTGACACCGGATTCTTCCGGCCGGTCCACGACACCGTCGAGGTGCGGATCGTTCCGTTTCCCGACCGGCCGGGCGGCGAAACGGTGGGCGAGCGGGTGCTGCGCTCGATCGAGGCGCTCGGTGCGGCGTTCACCCCGCACGAGTACGACGTGGTGCACGCCCAGGACTGCATCAGCGCGAACGCGGTCGGCAACTGCGTGCGCACGGTGCACCACATCGACCACTTCAGCACACCGGAGCTGGCAGCCTGCCACGAGCGCGCCATCGTCACCCCGCACTCGCACGTCTGCGTCTCGCGCTCGGTCGCTGACGAGCTGAGTGCGGGATGGGGCGTTGATGCCGAGGTGATCCCGAACGGGGTCGCCTACGAGCGGTTCGCCGATACCACCGAGCAGGAAAGGCGGTACTGGACCGACAGGCTGGGCCGCTACGTGCTCACCGTCGGCGGTATCGAGCCGCGCAAGGGGTCGTTGGATCTGTTGGAGGTATACGCGTTGCTGCGCGAGCAGCAACCCGATGTCGCACTGGTCATCGCAGGCGGCGAAACCCTCTTCGACTACCGCGAATATCGGCGGCGCTGGGAGGACCGCGCGGCGGAGCTCGGCGTCGAACCGGTGGTGCTGGGGCCCGTCGCCGAGCACGAACTTCCCGGACTGGTCGCCGCCGCGAGCTCCTTCGCTTTCCCGTCCACCAAGGAGGGATTCGGATTGGCCGCGATGGAGGCGTTGGCGGCCGGAACTCCATTGGTAGTGCGAGAGCTGCCGGTGCTGAGGGAGGTCTTCGGTGCCGCGGCCCGCTTCGCCGACGGGGCGGAGTCCTTCGCGGCCGAGCTCGCGGCCGCGCTGGCCGATGACGACCTGAATCGCCGGGAGGCCGGGCGAACGCTGGCCGCCGCGCACACGTGGCAGACAGCAGCTGAGCGCCACATCGCGTTCTACCGCTCCCTTCTGTGCGGGCTGTGA
- a CDS encoding electron transfer flavoprotein subunit alpha/FixB family protein has translation MAEVLVLVDRVDGEVKKVTYELLTAARRIGEPSAVVVGEPGTSDKLSEALGSYGAAKVYAAESADAAQYLVTPQVDVLATLAGSANPAAVLIPASVDGKEVAGRLAIRLEAGLLSEVADIDGSGVASHSLFGGTYDAKAKVTKGTPVVTVLPGSVEAEQASGAAAIEQVEVPASSGAKITGRQPAEAGDRPELTEASVVVSGGRGVGSADKFEVVEKLADTLGAAVGASRAAVDSGYYPHQFQVGQTGKTVSPQLYIALGISGAIQHRAGMQTSKTIVAVNKDAEAPIFEIADYGVVGDLFKVAPQLAEEVTTRGS, from the coding sequence ATGGCTGAGGTTCTGGTCCTCGTCGATCGCGTGGACGGCGAGGTCAAGAAGGTCACCTACGAGCTGCTAACCGCAGCACGTCGCATCGGTGAGCCGTCGGCGGTCGTCGTCGGTGAGCCGGGCACGTCGGACAAGCTGTCGGAGGCCCTGGGCTCCTACGGTGCGGCGAAGGTCTACGCGGCCGAGTCCGCGGACGCCGCGCAGTACCTGGTGACGCCACAGGTCGACGTGCTGGCCACGCTGGCGGGTTCAGCGAACCCGGCGGCGGTGCTGATTCCGGCGTCGGTCGACGGCAAGGAGGTCGCCGGGCGACTGGCGATCCGCCTGGAGGCCGGTCTGCTGTCGGAGGTCGCGGACATCGACGGTTCGGGCGTGGCGTCGCACTCGCTGTTCGGTGGCACCTACGACGCCAAGGCGAAGGTCACCAAGGGCACCCCGGTCGTCACCGTGCTGCCCGGCTCCGTCGAGGCCGAGCAGGCCTCGGGTGCCGCCGCGATCGAGCAGGTCGAGGTTCCGGCGTCCTCCGGTGCCAAGATCACCGGCCGTCAGCCGGCCGAGGCCGGCGACCGTCCCGAGCTCACCGAGGCCAGCGTCGTGGTCTCCGGTGGTCGCGGTGTCGGCTCGGCCGACAAGTTCGAGGTCGTCGAGAAGCTGGCCGACACCCTCGGCGCGGCCGTGGGTGCGTCGCGAGCGGCCGTCGACTCGGGCTACTACCCGCACCAGTTCCAGGTCGGTCAGACCGGCAAGACTGTCTCGCCGCAGCTCTACATCGCCCTGGGCATCTCCGGTGCGATCCAGCACCGGGCGGGCATGCAGACCTCCAAGACGATCGTCGCGGTGAACAAGGACGCCGAAGCGCCAATATTCGAGATCGCCGACTACGGCGTCGTGGGCGACCTGTTCAAGGTCGCCCCGCAGCTCGCCGAAGAGGTCACCACACGCGGGAGCTGA
- a CDS encoding electron transfer flavoprotein subunit beta/FixA family protein, with translation MNVVVLVKQVPDTYSERKLAAADHTLDRASADAVLDEINERAVEEALLIKEAQGGEVTVVCMGPDRATDAIRKALSMGADKAVHLADEALHGTDAPATAKALAKVIGTVEDVELVIAGNEATDGGSGAVPAMVAEVLGWPQLTFARKVSTDGFAVKVERETDAGILTVESGLPAVVSVTEKINEPRYPSFKGIMAAKKKPVSALSLADAGIDASEVGLANACSQVVESAPKPPKSGGVKVTEEGEGGVGVAEFLAGERLL, from the coding sequence ATGAATGTTGTTGTGTTGGTTAAGCAGGTGCCCGACACGTACTCCGAACGGAAATTGGCTGCTGCGGATCACACGTTGGACCGTGCGTCCGCAGATGCCGTGTTGGATGAAATCAACGAGCGCGCTGTGGAGGAGGCGCTGTTGATCAAGGAGGCCCAGGGCGGCGAAGTGACCGTCGTGTGCATGGGTCCCGATCGCGCCACGGATGCCATCCGCAAGGCGCTCTCGATGGGTGCGGACAAGGCGGTGCATCTGGCCGATGAGGCGTTGCACGGCACGGATGCCCCGGCCACCGCGAAGGCGCTGGCGAAGGTCATCGGCACCGTTGAGGATGTTGAGCTGGTGATCGCGGGCAACGAGGCGACCGACGGTGGCTCCGGCGCGGTGCCGGCCATGGTCGCCGAGGTGCTCGGCTGGCCGCAGCTGACCTTCGCGCGCAAGGTCTCCACCGACGGCTTCGCGGTGAAGGTCGAGCGTGAGACCGACGCAGGCATCCTGACCGTCGAGTCGGGTCTACCAGCTGTCGTGTCGGTGACGGAGAAGATCAACGAGCCGCGATACCCGTCGTTCAAGGGCATCATGGCTGCGAAGAAGAAGCCGGTGAGCGCACTGTCGCTGGCCGACGCGGGTATCGACGCCTCCGAGGTGGGCCTGGCCAACGCCTGCTCCCAGGTCGTCGAGTCCGCTCCGAAGCCGCCGAAGTCCGGCGGCGTGAAGGTCACCGAGGAGGGAGAAGGCGGCGTGGGCGTCGCTGAGTTCCTGGCCGGCGAGAGGCTGCTGTAA
- a CDS encoding aldehyde dehydrogenase family protein yields the protein MTEDDLPDAPVTTACEAVAAVAEASRQWAAVTYSGRARVIHAIANALDTAAADLIATAQEETNLPEARLVGELKRTTFQLRLFADVVADGTFLDARIDRPDAKWPMGAPRPDLRRMLMPIGPVLVFAASNFPFAFSVAGGDTAAALAAGNAVLVKAHSGHPRLSNATAAVVRAAGRAAGAPENLLRVIHETENGVTALKDPRIRAASFTGSIRGGRALYDIANARPEPIPFYGELGSVNPVFVAPTAASRRASEIVDGFLGSITGSRGQLCTKPGLLLVPSASSMLAMLRDADVPNPTPMLNDRIQKGFEADLAALATHSGVSTLLENANNIATSPRTTLLHTTLDQVLAAPEALITEVFGPAGLIVTYSDPAEVREFARILAGQLTATIIAESDAASDITLAQDLLPILTEKAGRLLWNQWPTGVSVTYAQQHGGPYPATTAPTTTSVGTASITRFLRPVAFQNFPSTFLPDALNDGNPLGIPQIIDG from the coding sequence ATGACTGAGGACGATCTACCCGACGCCCCCGTTACGACGGCGTGCGAAGCAGTAGCGGCGGTAGCCGAGGCTTCAAGGCAGTGGGCTGCGGTGACCTACTCAGGCCGCGCACGCGTCATCCATGCGATCGCGAACGCGCTCGACACGGCGGCAGCAGATCTGATCGCGACCGCGCAAGAGGAGACAAACCTCCCTGAAGCGCGCTTGGTCGGCGAGCTCAAGCGCACGACCTTCCAGCTGCGACTTTTCGCCGATGTTGTCGCGGACGGAACATTCCTCGACGCACGGATCGACCGTCCAGACGCCAAATGGCCGATGGGGGCACCCCGACCCGACCTGCGGCGGATGCTGATGCCGATCGGCCCGGTTCTCGTGTTCGCTGCGAGCAACTTTCCGTTCGCGTTCTCCGTCGCAGGCGGTGACACAGCTGCAGCGCTGGCCGCCGGCAACGCGGTGCTCGTCAAAGCACACTCTGGCCATCCACGCCTCTCGAACGCGACAGCGGCCGTCGTCCGAGCAGCAGGGCGGGCTGCGGGCGCACCAGAGAACCTGCTCCGCGTGATCCACGAAACCGAGAATGGCGTCACAGCACTCAAGGATCCAAGAATCAGAGCGGCTTCGTTCACAGGTTCGATCCGTGGCGGGAGAGCACTCTACGACATCGCCAACGCACGCCCCGAGCCGATCCCGTTCTACGGTGAACTCGGCAGCGTGAATCCAGTATTCGTAGCGCCGACTGCTGCATCCCGCCGTGCCTCGGAGATTGTCGATGGCTTTCTCGGCTCGATCACGGGAAGCCGCGGACAACTCTGCACCAAACCTGGTCTCCTACTTGTCCCATCCGCGTCGTCCATGCTGGCGATGCTGCGCGACGCAGACGTGCCCAACCCCACTCCGATGCTCAACGACCGTATCCAGAAGGGTTTTGAGGCTGACTTGGCGGCGCTGGCGACGCACAGCGGGGTGAGCACATTGCTCGAAAACGCCAACAACATCGCCACTTCGCCAAGAACGACACTCCTCCACACCACTCTCGACCAAGTGCTAGCCGCCCCGGAAGCGCTCATAACAGAGGTATTCGGACCGGCAGGGCTGATCGTGACGTACTCGGACCCGGCCGAGGTGCGCGAATTCGCGCGCATTTTGGCCGGACAACTCACTGCCACTATCATTGCAGAGTCGGACGCCGCGAGCGACATTACTCTTGCCCAGGACCTTCTTCCGATCCTCACAGAAAAGGCCGGTCGCCTTCTGTGGAACCAGTGGCCCACCGGGGTCTCGGTGACCTACGCACAGCAGCATGGCGGACCATATCCTGCGACAACCGCACCCACGACGACATCTGTGGGAACCGCGTCCATCACCCGGTTCCTACGGCCCGTTGCCTTTCAGAACTTCCCGTCCACGTTCTTGCCGGATGCGTTGAATGATGGGAACCCGCTGGGCATCCCCCAAATCATCGACGGCTGA
- a CDS encoding IclR family transcriptional regulator: MRSDERNMRTGMIARVADVLGAFTAEQPVLRVSEIARRSGLAKSVTSRIVADLIDEDFLERADQGVRVGIRLFELGELAQRSKELRRFALGAMADLRQATGLTVQLSVLKATDQVYVEILQGRGTQLDMRSRVGGRVAAYATAGGKAVLAHSAEEAVEQALAIDMAPLGPRTITDPALLRRHLARVRVEGIAYEDEESNVGITCAAGAILRPDGSPIAAISVTGRAGQIDMSQFAPAVKTAALGLNRRIRSNAVFNNL; the protein is encoded by the coding sequence ATGCGATCCGATGAGCGGAACATGAGAACAGGCATGATCGCGCGTGTCGCCGACGTGCTCGGGGCCTTCACCGCGGAGCAGCCTGTGTTGCGCGTGTCTGAGATCGCCCGGCGCTCAGGCTTGGCCAAATCGGTCACGTCCCGCATCGTTGCTGATCTGATCGACGAGGACTTCCTTGAGCGCGCGGATCAGGGCGTGCGGGTAGGCATACGTCTCTTCGAACTTGGTGAGCTGGCTCAGCGTTCCAAGGAGCTGCGTCGGTTCGCGCTCGGTGCGATGGCGGATCTACGTCAGGCGACTGGGCTTACGGTGCAGCTGAGCGTGCTCAAGGCCACTGACCAGGTTTATGTCGAGATCCTTCAGGGACGCGGCACGCAGCTCGACATGCGCTCGCGCGTTGGCGGACGGGTTGCGGCGTACGCGACGGCAGGGGGCAAGGCTGTGTTGGCCCATTCGGCAGAGGAAGCCGTCGAACAGGCGCTGGCTATCGACATGGCCCCACTCGGACCTCGCACCATTACGGATCCTGCACTGTTGCGTCGGCATCTCGCGCGTGTGCGAGTAGAGGGCATCGCCTACGAGGACGAGGAATCGAATGTCGGGATCACGTGCGCCGCAGGCGCTATTCTCCGACCTGACGGTTCACCGATCGCGGCTATCTCCGTCACCGGGCGCGCAGGCCAGATTGACATGAGCCAGTTCGCACCTGCGGTCAAGACCGCCGCCCTGGGACTCAACCGGCGCATCCGCTCGAACGCGGTCTTCAACAACCTGTGA
- a CDS encoding zinc-binding dehydrogenase, producing the protein MVMYASDAPMVLEDLELDSPGPGEVRVRVEAAGVCHSDVHYLTGALPARTPIVLGHEGAGIVEEVGEGVTCCGVGDKVVFTWRPRCGECEFCLSGHPAQCTLGGVHGKFNELLRGGTRLSKNGQRYHHLMGDSCFAEQAVVSQESLLKVDEDIPSKIAAIVGCAVVTGMGTVLNRIPDAAGKSIAIIGAGGVGLSAVIAAELVGAAQIIVADLVPTRLEKARELGATHTIDSSSEDFTTRVMDITGGGAHYVLEAIGRQVTIRAGFDALRAGGTEIVMGLGALGQELSVPINPLVQGDRRLVGALYGSSNTPLQLPEILRLYRAGRIPLDKLLDRSFPLEEANEAIEHLRSSAVGRPILVP; encoded by the coding sequence ATGGTCATGTACGCAAGCGATGCACCGATGGTGCTCGAGGACCTCGAGCTTGACAGCCCCGGACCGGGCGAGGTTCGCGTGCGGGTCGAAGCAGCCGGCGTGTGCCACAGTGATGTGCACTACCTAACGGGCGCACTCCCGGCCCGCACACCGATCGTGCTTGGCCATGAGGGTGCTGGCATCGTCGAGGAGGTTGGCGAAGGCGTCACCTGCTGTGGCGTCGGTGACAAGGTCGTGTTCACGTGGCGGCCCCGCTGCGGCGAATGCGAGTTCTGCCTTTCCGGGCACCCTGCGCAATGCACACTCGGCGGTGTGCACGGCAAGTTTAATGAGTTGCTCCGCGGGGGCACCCGCCTCAGCAAGAACGGTCAGCGATACCACCATTTGATGGGCGACTCCTGCTTCGCTGAGCAAGCTGTGGTGTCCCAGGAATCGCTGCTCAAGGTTGACGAAGACATCCCGTCAAAGATCGCCGCGATCGTCGGGTGCGCGGTGGTCACTGGCATGGGGACCGTGCTCAACCGCATTCCTGATGCCGCGGGTAAGAGCATCGCCATTATCGGCGCCGGAGGGGTCGGCCTGTCTGCGGTCATCGCCGCCGAGCTCGTTGGAGCCGCCCAGATCATCGTCGCGGACCTCGTTCCGACGCGGCTTGAGAAGGCCCGTGAACTGGGGGCGACTCACACCATCGACTCCTCGAGTGAGGATTTTACGACCCGAGTAATGGATATCACGGGAGGCGGTGCGCACTACGTGCTTGAGGCGATTGGCCGGCAAGTGACGATCCGCGCTGGATTCGATGCACTTCGTGCAGGTGGGACTGAGATCGTCATGGGCCTCGGGGCATTGGGTCAGGAACTCTCGGTCCCAATTAACCCGCTCGTGCAGGGCGACCGACGATTGGTCGGCGCGCTTTACGGTTCATCTAATACCCCTCTTCAGCTCCCCGAGATTCTGCGGCTCTACCGCGCAGGCCGGATCCCCCTCGACAAGCTTTTGGATCGCTCTTTCCCTCTCGAAGAGGCGAACGAGGCGATCGAGCATCTGCGGAGCTCGGCGGTCGGGCGTCCGATTCTCGTCCCGTGA
- a CDS encoding CaiB/BaiF CoA-transferase family protein produces MTGPLSGVRVLDLTRLAPGPYGSMLLADLGAEVIVVGGGRSGLPVPALSRGKEFITLDLKSGEGREALHRLVAECDVFVEGFRPGVADRLGAGYDELNTINPRLVYCSLTGYGQTGPLAQRSGHDINYLAVGGALGTFGPPEGPPVPPLNLVADFAGGGLLAAFGVVSALYERERSGVGQYLDVAMVDGVLSMMGMNFMDWGFPTLPRRGEGVLTGTMPAYRCYSCSDGRYVAVGALEYAFFKNLWRSLDLDGDVPDHLDPTNFDTIEKDLTEAFRQRPMAEWVEHFKDIDACVTPVLDPDELGDSPQIAARYDNFRLSAVPAVPVYSRTPAEAGPTETADATERVLARFGFSSADAAKAAGPRDRAAVTGLCWPPLL; encoded by the coding sequence ATGACCGGGCCATTGAGTGGAGTCCGGGTCCTCGATTTGACTCGCCTAGCACCTGGGCCCTACGGCAGCATGCTTCTTGCCGATCTAGGCGCTGAAGTGATTGTTGTCGGCGGTGGCCGCTCGGGTTTGCCGGTTCCTGCACTGTCCCGTGGCAAGGAATTCATCACGCTCGATCTGAAATCTGGGGAAGGGCGCGAAGCGCTGCACCGGTTGGTCGCCGAGTGTGATGTGTTCGTCGAAGGATTTCGACCTGGGGTGGCTGATCGGCTCGGAGCGGGGTACGACGAGCTCAATACGATCAATCCGCGCTTGGTTTATTGCAGCCTTACCGGGTATGGGCAGACAGGCCCTTTGGCTCAGCGCTCCGGGCATGATATCAACTATCTCGCTGTCGGCGGTGCACTGGGTACGTTCGGGCCGCCGGAGGGCCCGCCAGTACCGCCGCTGAACCTGGTCGCCGATTTCGCCGGCGGTGGTCTTCTTGCTGCGTTCGGAGTGGTGAGCGCGCTGTACGAACGTGAACGGTCCGGAGTCGGTCAGTATCTAGATGTTGCGATGGTCGATGGCGTGCTGTCCATGATGGGCATGAACTTCATGGACTGGGGATTCCCCACATTGCCCCGGCGAGGCGAAGGTGTGCTGACCGGGACCATGCCAGCTTACCGATGCTATTCTTGTTCTGACGGCCGTTATGTGGCGGTGGGAGCGTTGGAGTACGCCTTTTTCAAGAACCTGTGGCGATCATTGGATCTGGATGGCGACGTGCCAGATCACTTGGACCCAACGAACTTCGACACTATCGAGAAGGATCTGACTGAGGCGTTCCGGCAGCGTCCGATGGCAGAATGGGTTGAGCACTTTAAGGACATCGACGCCTGTGTCACGCCGGTATTGGATCCCGATGAGTTGGGCGATTCTCCCCAGATCGCCGCTCGCTACGACAACTTCCGGCTGAGCGCTGTTCCTGCGGTGCCGGTCTATTCCAGGACTCCCGCTGAGGCTGGCCCCACCGAGACCGCCGACGCTACCGAGCGGGTGCTGGCCAGATTCGGGTTTTCATCCGCCGACGCAGCCAAGGCTGCCGGGCCTCGTGACCGCGCGGCCGTCACTGGTCTGTGCTGGCCACCGCTGCTGTGA